Genomic window (Gammaproteobacteria bacterium):
TGGTCATCGGTGGCGGGCCTGCCGGTTCCACGGCCGCCCTGCGGCTGGTGCTGGCGGGCTGGACTGTGGCATTGGTGGAGAAATCGTCTTTTCCACGCCGCAAGGTATGCGGTGAATTCATCTCCGCCACCACCCTACCCTTGTTGCGCGCCCTCGGCGTGGA
Coding sequences:
- a CDS encoding FAD-dependent oxidoreductase, which encodes MIYDAVVIGGGPAGSTAALRLVLAGWTVALVEKSSFPRRKVCGEFISATTLPLLRALGV